GTCTTCTTTACGAATAAAAAAATTCCAAGTAAATTCTTTATAGGCAATTTGGGGGTAAACGAGGTAGGATTCTCTGGACTCTTTTCGAGAAAAGCTCATGACAACGTCTACTTTTCCTTCTTGAGCAAATTTGATAATTCTGGAACCAACATTGATAAGTCTAAACTCACTCGCTATAGCTAGTTTATTGAAAACAATCTTGAGAATTTCAGCATCAATGCCGATAATTTCACCATTAGCCGCACTGTAACGAAAGGGCTTTTCTGGGGTGCCGACAACTTTAATAGATTGATTAGGGTAGGCAGTTTTACAATAAAAGAGGATAAAAAACATGCCTATAAAATAGATAGTTGACTTATTATTTTGCAGGTGGTTTAGCATAATAGTTAAGTTTGGTTAAGAATTTGATTTCTGTAAACTTTTTTTATCTGAATTAAGTCATTCTTATCTAGCCAGCTTTCAAAAATTATTTTCTGATATTCAGCCTGATGAATTAGAGTTTTCAGCATATTATTAATATCTGAAATTACTTGTTTACCCCAATCATTTCTAGGACAAACCGCATAGACTAAGAAATAGGGTGTAATTTCATCAATTTGAATGCTGGCATAGTCATTTACATCTTTAAAGTATTGCTTGCCATGATAAGCAGCAATAAAGGGATATTCTATAATGTAGCTAATACGGTTATGATCAAGCATTTTAAACAAACTATCTGCTGCAATTGTAATTTTTTGGAAGTAACTATTCTTTTCGTGCTCAGCTAATATTTCATCAAGTTCTTTGGTGTAGGAGCGTTGGCTCTCAACAATACCTTTGAATCTTCTATCAGTTATAAGCTTTATTATTGAGTATGATGCAGAGTTATTTAATAAAGCTGCATTAGTTTTCTTCATTATAATCCGATGAGATACAGCAACATCGACGGGTGTTGAAAAATAAGCAATTTTAAGTCGATCGGGTTTTTTTAAGTGCATGGGGCTACAGATTTTTTTGCCTGCTTTTATATCATGCCAAAACCTCCCCCAACTCATTTCAAGTATTTTATGGTTATAAAGGGGCAAGTTAGCTTGATAGAGTTGTAGGCGCATATCAACTCTGCCTGTTCCCTTATCTTCTCCCTTTAACATCATTAAGGGTGGCCAATGAGCAGCAAACCAGGTAATGGTTTCTTTTTCGGTGGCATGACTAGAGGCCATTACAAAAGGGATGTGAATAAGAGCTAACCATAATGCTCTTAGTATTGAACAGCTATGAAATGCAGGCTTGACAATATCCATATGAGTCATCTGTACACTAGCTAAAGCAAAAAACTGTATCTATTAAGACAATATAGAAGCTAATAGTATTCTAGGCGTTACCTACTTTAGGGGGATATATGACTCAGAAAATTGCATTTATTGGTTTGGGCGTGATGGGCTTTCCAATGGCAGGCCACTTGGCTAAGGCCGGTTATCAAGTAACGGTATACAATCGAACCATAAGCAAAGCAAAAGCATGGTGTGAAGAGTATCAGGGGAGCTATGCAGCAACACCTGCTGAAGCAGTAAAGCAGGCTGACATTGTATGTTGCTGTGTAGGTAATGATGATGATTTACGACAGGTGACTTTAACTGCGGAAGGGGCTTTTGCGGGTATGAAACCTGGCGCTATCTTTATTGATCATACTACGACATCCGCTCAAGTGGCGCGCGAGTTAGCTCAACAAGCAGAACATAAACAAGTAGTTTTCTTTGATGCGCCTGTGTCTGGTGGGCAGGCAGGGGCTGAAAATGGTCAGTTAACGATAATGGTTGGAGGCGTTAAACAGCAGTTTACAGATATATTACCTTTACTCAATTGTTATGCCAGGTTTGTGAAATTAATGGGGGGGATTGGTTGTGGACAGCTAACAAAAATGGTTAACCAAATTTGTATTGCTGGCGTAGTGCAAGGTTTAGCTGAGGGTATGCACTTTGCTAGAAGTGCAGAGTTAGATGTTGCTGAAGTTATCGAAGTAATTTCTAAGGGAGCCGCTCAGTCCTGGCAAATGGAAAACCGGTATCAAACTATGTTAGCTGGTGAGTATAATCATGGTTTTGCTGTAGATTGGATGCGTAAAGACCTTGGGATTGTTTTAGATGAGGCTCGTCGAAACCAGTCTCACTTACCTGTGACCGCTTTGGTTGATCAGTTTTATTCAGAAGTGCAAGCGATGGGTGGCTCCCGCTGGGATACTTCCAGTTTGTTTGCAGTTTTGGAAAGTAAGCGAAAAACCACTTAGTTTGTAACTGCTGTTTAACTCAAATATTTTATTGGGTACCACAAGTTCAGGCTAAACCGCTAATCATTATTTTCTACTGGATTTTAAAATGAGGGAAAATGGATGAAGTTGTTCCGTTTCCCTCTAGTCCTGTTAAGCGATAGGTAGTCGTTTTAATCTAGCAAGGAGCTGATTAATATCTTCTAAGTCATGTTGTAAACCAAACCCAAATCGAAGTCGGTTATCCCTACAGTCTACTTTGATTTTTAAGCTAGTCAGTGCTGTTGATAGATTTTTGCATACTTCCCGGTCTGGTAATTTGAATGTTAAAAAATGTCCATGAACATACTCAGGAATATACAGTAAGTTACGATAGTTTAATAAAGGGTGTTTTGATGTGCTGATTGCTTGTAGAAAAGCTTGTTGTAGGGAAAATATATGCTGGTGGACCGTTTCAACGGTGAGTTTGCTCTCTTGCCATAAATCAAATACTGCATTTAGCCTATAAATACCGGTGGGGTCGAAAGTAGCGCCAGCAAATCGTTGGCCGTGAGTATCATAGCCCGTCATTGATGAATCACTTTCCTCCAGTTGTGAAAAGTTTGCAAACCAGCCTGTATTCCATGGACGCAACTGGTTAGATTTAGGTGGTGAGAGTAAAAAGCAGCAGCCTTCTCCAGACTGTGCATACTTATAGCCGCCAGCTACAAAAAACACACTATTTGCAATTTCAGATAAATCTACAGGTATGGCAGCAAAACTATGATAGCCATCGACAATGAGTAAACTGCATTGAGAAGATAGCTTTTCAATCACTTCATTTAAATTCTGAACAACATAGCCAGAGTTGAAAAAGGTATGGCTGAAAAAAATGATGTCATATTTTTTTGTATTAGCAGTTTGACAGAATCGCTCAATAAAATCATTGAATGGCTCTGTACTAACAACCGTAGTATCAGTCCACTTTTCTTCATTCAAACGTTTTAGTTGTCGGCTAAAACTATAAAACTCACTATCAGTCGTTAATACTGTTAGTTTCTTTCTAGCAGGAAAGCAGGAAATTAATCTGACTAATAGCTCGTGAGTATTCGGGGCAAAAGTAATTTGCTCTGGATAGGGGTAGTTGAGTAGTCGACTGATATGTCGTTGTGCTTTGGGGATAATGCTAGAGAAAATATATTGCCACTTATCATCAACCAACCTGGCAGAATCATGCCAGTAGCGCATCATTGCCTGTAGCGTTACATCTGGCCAAAAATGATGACTATGGGCTGTAAACCAAAGGGTATCAGATTGATACTGGTTAAATTGTTGGTACCAATGTTTATACATCTAATACTTCGCAACGACAATTTATTTAATAGTTGGTTACTAAATTCAATTGCAACTTGGTATTTGGCAATAGAATAGCAAAGAAAAGATGAATAGGTAGGAAATGACTAATATCTAATAAGATAGGCTGCTACATCAAGGTTTACAGTAGCAGCTCACGTGAGAATTTGGAATGGATATACTCGATAGCCTTGAATCAGGGCTACTCTGCTCCAGACAAGTAAAAACCAAGCGATTGCTTGATGGCGTCTGGTAATTCAGGCCTACTTGAGCTTGGTATCAAGAAAGTAGAAAGCGTAAATAAATCGGTGAACACTTTATTGCCACTAGCGGCTTTGGCAAGGTAGTCATGACCAGAAGAGCCGCCAGTGCCTACTTTTCGACCAAGCATACGTAAAGCCATTTGAGCATGACGAGTTCGCCAAGCGGAGAAGCGTTCATCAATATCCATTAAGCAGGTCAATAGCTTATAAGGTTGTTGTAGCATCGGCTCATCTCTATATAGACTAATAAACAGGGCGGCTAAGAAAGCATCCTGACTAATTCGATAAAACCCAGTATCAAACTGCAACTGATAGGCTTTGGGTTCGAGTAGTTGCTTGAATTGATTACGAGTATCAGCAAGATTATTTAATTGTTGGTCTTTTTCATCTGCGCCTAAATGAGGATTGTTGATAATGATTTGCTCATCTTGATTTAGCATGTCATTAACTGCTTGTTGATAGCTTTGCCAAAAATTAAACTCACCAAATTTTAAAAAAGGTAATCTAGCTAACCATTGATCTATTTGCTCCAGTAAGCTGGGTTGTAGTTCAAGATTTTTTAAATATTCCTGATGCTCTGTTTTGAGTCGACGATAAAAATTCTGTTGGTCAAAAGCAATGCGATAACGGCTTTTTAGGCCAAAACGAATTTCTATTTCTTTAAACTGTACACTTTGAAATCCAGATGCTGGTACTAAGTAGTCTCTAAAATCAAGAAAGTCTAAAGGAGTCATAGTTTCAAGTACATTTACTTGTTCAATCATTAAGGTCTGTATGGCTAAGATACGCTCCAGCCGATGTGTAGCTACTCCTAGTTGTTTGTCATCTACAGGTTTTTGTTCGAACACGGTTTGGATTGTGCGTAGTTCGTGTAGTATTTGTTTGAACCAGAGTTCATAAGCTTGATGAGTAATAATAAACAGCATTTCATCATGAGCAGTATCATTGAAATCACTGCTTAGCAAGTGCTGACTATCAAGCAATTTATTGAGTTGCAAGTAGTCACTGTAATATACGTCTTGTGTTTTTTTCATTGAGCATCCTGCCTTATGTTTGTTATTAATTGATGTATATCAAAAATTACTTAATTATATAAGGTTAAGTTTAGGTTTACCGAACAACCGCATTTATTCTTTAGTTTTTAATAGCTTTAAGCCCGGATAACCGATGAGATATCCAGGTTAGCTTTAATAAGGACTTAGCCAGGTATAACATCAAGGACGAGGTAATGAAAATACTGCTATTAGTGTCTGCATTTAACGGCTTAAGTCAGCGTGTTTACGCTGAACTTCGGCTAAGAAACTATTGGGTATCAGTAGAATATGCTAGCACTGAACAGCAAATGGAAGAAGCTGTGGCTTTGTTTGAGCCTGAACTGGTTATTTGCCCTTTTTTAAAACAGGCAATACCTAGCTCAATTTGGCAGCACTACCTTTGTTGGATTGTTCATCCCGGAATTAAAGGTGATCGAGGGCCATCAGCACTCGATTGGGCAATTTACCAACAAAAGAGCTATTGGGGAGTAACATTAATTGAGGCTGCAGAGGAGTATGACGCAGGCAATATATGGGGAAGCAAGTCACTCAAGCTGCCAGCAGCTAACAAATCAACAACTTATCGCCACCAAGTCACTGAAGCGGCTGTCGAGTTAATTTTAACGGCTCTTGAGCAGTTAGAAGCAAAAACACATAACCCAGAGCCTTTGGACTATACCAAACCTGATGTAAAAGGGGGTTGGCAGCCATTAATGAAACAAAGCCAGCGGAGTATTGATTGGCAGCGAGATAGTACCACTGAAATATTAGCTAAACTTCATGCGGCAGAAAGCTTTCCTGGTGTAAAAGATTTGATTAATGGAAAAGCTTACTACTTATTTAATGCTTATCAAGAGCAAGCGCTGAATAACATCAGAACTGCTCAGCCTGGAGAAATCATTGCGCAAAAAAATCAGGCAATTTGTCGGGCTACCCGAGATGGTGCTATTTGGATAACCCATTTAAAGCAAGCTGACTCAGTTGAACCCAAGATTAAACTACCTGCAGCAGAATATTTAGCGAATCAGTTACAACAGACGCCAGAGTTATTTGATCAGGTATTACCAGATCTTGACCCTGCTACATGGCAGGAAATTTATTATGAGGAATATGCCCAAGTAGGTTATTTGCATTTTAATTTTTATAATGGAGCAATGAGTACAGAGCAATGTTACCGTTTATTAAAAGCCTATCGGGCAGCTTTGGAAAGACCAACTCAAGTCCTTGTTTTAATGGGAGGGAGTGATTTTTGGTCAAACGGTATTAACCTTAATACGATTGAAAGCAGTCCTAAACCTGGTTTGGAAGCTTG
Above is a genomic segment from Spartinivicinus poritis containing:
- a CDS encoding TIGR02285 family protein; translated protein: MTHMDIVKPAFHSCSILRALWLALIHIPFVMASSHATEKETITWFAAHWPPLMMLKGEDKGTGRVDMRLQLYQANLPLYNHKILEMSWGRFWHDIKAGKKICSPMHLKKPDRLKIAYFSTPVDVAVSHRIIMKKTNAALLNNSASYSIIKLITDRRFKGIVESQRSYTKELDEILAEHEKNSYFQKITIAADSLFKMLDHNRISYIIEYPFIAAYHGKQYFKDVNDYASIQIDEITPYFLVYAVCPRNDWGKQVISDINNMLKTLIHQAEYQKIIFESWLDKNDLIQIKKVYRNQILNQT
- a CDS encoding NAD(P)-dependent oxidoreductase, which encodes MTQKIAFIGLGVMGFPMAGHLAKAGYQVTVYNRTISKAKAWCEEYQGSYAATPAEAVKQADIVCCCVGNDDDLRQVTLTAEGAFAGMKPGAIFIDHTTTSAQVARELAQQAEHKQVVFFDAPVSGGQAGAENGQLTIMVGGVKQQFTDILPLLNCYARFVKLMGGIGCGQLTKMVNQICIAGVVQGLAEGMHFARSAELDVAEVIEVISKGAAQSWQMENRYQTMLAGEYNHGFAVDWMRKDLGIVLDEARRNQSHLPVTALVDQFYSEVQAMGGSRWDTSSLFAVLESKRKTT
- a CDS encoding aminotransferase class V-fold PLP-dependent enzyme, giving the protein MYKHWYQQFNQYQSDTLWFTAHSHHFWPDVTLQAMMRYWHDSARLVDDKWQYIFSSIIPKAQRHISRLLNYPYPEQITFAPNTHELLVRLISCFPARKKLTVLTTDSEFYSFSRQLKRLNEEKWTDTTVVSTEPFNDFIERFCQTANTKKYDIIFFSHTFFNSGYVVQNLNEVIEKLSSQCSLLIVDGYHSFAAIPVDLSEIANSVFFVAGGYKYAQSGEGCCFLLSPPKSNQLRPWNTGWFANFSQLEESDSSMTGYDTHGQRFAGATFDPTGIYRLNAVFDLWQESKLTVETVHQHIFSLQQAFLQAISTSKHPLLNYRNLLYIPEYVHGHFLTFKLPDREVCKNLSTALTSLKIKVDCRDNRLRFGFGLQHDLEDINQLLARLKRLPIA
- a CDS encoding tryptophan 2,3-dioxygenase family protein, which translates into the protein MKKTQDVYYSDYLQLNKLLDSQHLLSSDFNDTAHDEMLFIITHQAYELWFKQILHELRTIQTVFEQKPVDDKQLGVATHRLERILAIQTLMIEQVNVLETMTPLDFLDFRDYLVPASGFQSVQFKEIEIRFGLKSRYRIAFDQQNFYRRLKTEHQEYLKNLELQPSLLEQIDQWLARLPFLKFGEFNFWQSYQQAVNDMLNQDEQIIINNPHLGADEKDQQLNNLADTRNQFKQLLEPKAYQLQFDTGFYRISQDAFLAALFISLYRDEPMLQQPYKLLTCLMDIDERFSAWRTRHAQMALRMLGRKVGTGGSSGHDYLAKAASGNKVFTDLFTLSTFLIPSSSRPELPDAIKQSLGFYLSGAE
- a CDS encoding hydrogenase maturation protein, with protein sequence MKILLLVSAFNGLSQRVYAELRLRNYWVSVEYASTEQQMEEAVALFEPELVICPFLKQAIPSSIWQHYLCWIVHPGIKGDRGPSALDWAIYQQKSYWGVTLIEAAEEYDAGNIWGSKSLKLPAANKSTTYRHQVTEAAVELILTALEQLEAKTHNPEPLDYTKPDVKGGWQPLMKQSQRSIDWQRDSTTEILAKLHAAESFPGVKDLINGKAYYLFNAYQEQALNNIRTAQPGEIIAQKNQAICRATRDGAIWITHLKQADSVEPKIKLPAAEYLANQLQQTPELFDQVLPDLDPATWQEIYYEEYAQVGYLHFNFYNGAMSTEQCYRLLKAYRAALERPTQVLVLMGGSDFWSNGINLNTIESSPKPGLEAWENLKQINDLVEAILTTENKLTIAALKENAAAGGVMLALACDKVLMREGVIVSPYYQHMGLYGSEYWSFSLPLRVGEQQASKLMANCLPLLATEAVSIGLADEELPSQPKNFLRSLHKVCEWYSHKKTVKQLLLRKQQLLRLNQQLKPLKQYREEEEAKMWQCFMFPESTFHQARKQFVYKLPVSTAPSYLAVHRQVASQHKQQKSA